A part of Larkinella insperata genomic DNA contains:
- a CDS encoding tryptophan-rich sensory protein translates to MRNSLFWRIGTAALVVGSIVYTVTANLGKRKKEEEEESDNVLPEYRRVFDANPIVPDGWTFATVWSTIYAGTTAYTVHQALPSQQNNPRYRNALPWLATSYVLNAVFGRLFSDPRQTSMIGSDLVTKASLPVALALHQQLEIGKTPVGSPEQYLRIPFSLYAGWLTTASVVGTPNLLLNLEVWKPEPRRDTPVFVGVLGATTAVAYAVARRLNDPYYLLPFVAGFAGIATKQYGRNNAVALTAAVCSLAVGGMAVRWVPGGTFKPLKRQVEEVDPDAEDELWWEELESQNPDSESYSYTSI, encoded by the coding sequence ATGAGAAACTCCTTGTTTTGGCGCATCGGAACGGCGGCCCTGGTGGTGGGCAGTATCGTCTATACGGTAACGGCGAATTTAGGGAAGAGAAAGAAAGAGGAAGAGGAGGAAAGTGATAACGTGTTGCCTGAATACCGGCGGGTATTTGACGCAAACCCGATTGTTCCGGATGGCTGGACGTTTGCCACCGTTTGGTCAACGATTTATGCCGGTACAACGGCGTACACCGTCCATCAGGCGCTTCCTTCCCAGCAAAACAACCCGCGTTACCGCAACGCGCTTCCCTGGCTGGCAACCAGTTATGTGCTGAACGCCGTTTTTGGCCGACTTTTCTCCGATCCGCGCCAGACAAGTATGATTGGGTCTGATCTGGTCACGAAAGCCAGCCTGCCGGTCGCCCTGGCGCTCCACCAGCAGCTGGAAATCGGGAAAACGCCGGTTGGCAGTCCGGAACAATACCTTCGCATTCCGTTTAGCCTGTACGCCGGTTGGCTCACGACGGCTTCGGTGGTCGGTACGCCCAACTTGCTGCTGAATCTGGAGGTCTGGAAACCGGAGCCGCGTCGGGATACGCCGGTGTTTGTTGGGGTGTTGGGGGCCACAACCGCGGTTGCGTACGCCGTGGCCCGTCGGCTGAACGACCCCTATTACCTGTTGCCGTTTGTGGCCGGTTTTGCCGGCATTGCCACAAAACAATACGGCAGAAACAACGCCGTGGCGCTGACGGCGGCAGTTTGTTCGCTGGCGGTTGGCGGTATGGCGGTCCGGTGGGTGCCGGGTGGGACGTTCAAGCCCCTGAAACGCCAGGTCGAGGAAGTGGATCCGGATGCGGAAGATGAACTCTGGTGGGAGGAACTCGAAAGTCAGAATCCTGATTCAGAGTCGTATTCTTACACATCAATCTAA
- a CDS encoding SDR family NAD(P)-dependent oxidoreductase, producing MEAQTAKTALVTGATSGIGRELANLFAKDGYNLVLVARSSDGLKEIAGEYEQQFGITVTPIAKDLADPKAPEEIYDETQRNGIRVDVLVNNAGMGEYGMFAKETDLHKELSIIQINATALVHLTKLYLKDMVQRNEGKVLMLASVASVVPHPLMAVYGATKSFILSFTEALQNELKDTNVTLTALMPGPTNTDFFAKAGAEGTRVHQMAQLEDAAKVAKDGYNALMKGKEKIVPGLMNKAQVAMGHMLPDELVTSSMRKQLERPNDSGEQDHSMLVTAIAVGVVAATTLLWAFGTMDNSWKGKAARVRRKAESTGESLLGKLSLN from the coding sequence ATGGAAGCACAAACGGCAAAAACGGCCCTGGTTACCGGCGCTACAAGCGGTATTGGTCGTGAACTGGCAAACTTGTTTGCGAAAGACGGGTACAACCTGGTATTGGTCGCCCGCAGCAGCGACGGCCTGAAGGAAATCGCCGGAGAATACGAACAGCAGTTCGGGATCACAGTAACTCCCATTGCCAAAGACCTGGCTGATCCGAAAGCCCCGGAAGAAATTTACGATGAAACGCAGCGGAACGGAATTCGCGTCGACGTGCTGGTCAACAACGCCGGTATGGGCGAATACGGGATGTTTGCGAAGGAAACCGATTTGCACAAGGAGTTGAGCATCATTCAGATCAACGCAACGGCGCTGGTTCACCTCACGAAATTATACCTGAAAGATATGGTGCAGCGCAACGAAGGCAAGGTGCTGATGCTGGCATCCGTCGCGTCGGTGGTGCCTCACCCGCTCATGGCCGTTTACGGCGCTACCAAATCCTTTATTCTGTCGTTCACGGAGGCATTGCAGAACGAACTGAAAGATACAAACGTAACCCTGACGGCCTTGATGCCCGGACCGACCAACACCGACTTTTTTGCCAAAGCCGGAGCCGAAGGAACGCGCGTTCACCAGATGGCGCAGTTGGAAGATGCCGCGAAGGTCGCCAAAGACGGTTACAACGCCTTGATGAAAGGAAAAGAAAAAATTGTGCCCGGACTGATGAACAAAGCGCAGGTAGCCATGGGACATATGCTACCCGATGAACTGGTAACCAGTTCGATGCGCAAGCAGTTGGAGCGTCCTAATGATTCGGGCGAGCAGGATCATTCGATGCTCGTTACGGCCATTGCGGTGGGTGTGGTAGCCGCCACGACGCTGCTGTGGGCCTTCGGAACGATGGATAATAGCTGGAAAGGCAAAGCCGCCCGGGTTCGGCGCAAAGCGGAATCGACGGGCGAGTCGTTGCTGGGCAAATTGTCGTTAAATTAA